In one window of Mesoplodon densirostris isolate mMesDen1 chromosome 4, mMesDen1 primary haplotype, whole genome shotgun sequence DNA:
- the LOC132489292 gene encoding granzyme H-like produces the protein MQPLLLLMAFLLPTGLGLPFLSEEIIGGHEAKPHSRPYMVFVQFLVKESWKRCGGVLVQKNFVLTAAHCRGSLINVTLGAHNIKKQERTQQMIPVRRAVPHPDYNPKNYSNDIMLLQLERKAKRTAAVRPLSLPRGKVPVKPGKACSVAGWGQVAVGTQTTTLQEAELTVQEDPVCKSLFPGYYSQATQICVGDPRKVKAAFKGDSGGPLVCRNVVQGIFSYGRKNGTSPGVFTKVSHFLPWIKRTMKRLEQQLETDLFLC, from the exons ATGCAGCCTCTCCTGCTCCTAATGGCCTTTCTTCTGCCCACCGGGCTGGGACTG CCTTTTCTTTCAGAGGAGATCATCGGGGGCCATGAGGCCAAGCCCCACTCCCGCCCCTACATGGTGTTTGTTCAGTTTCTGGTTAAGGAGAGTTGGAAGAGGTGCGGCGGTGTCCTCGTGCAAAAGAACTTTGTTCTGACGGCTGCTCACTGCAGAGGAAG TTTAATCAACGTCACCCTGGGGGCCCACAACATCAAGAAACAGGAGAGGACCCAGCAGATGATCCCAGTGAGACGAGCCGTCCCCCACCCAGACTACAATCCTAAGAACTACTCCAATGACATCATGTTACTGCAG CTGGAGAGAAAAGCCAAGAGGACTGCAGCTGTGAGGCCCCTCAGCCTGCCCAGGGGCAAGGTCCCGGTGAAGCCAGGAAAGGCGTGCAGTGTGGCCGGCTGGGGGCAGGTGGCCGTGGGCACTCAAACCACCACCCTGCAGGAGGCAGAGCTGACGGTGCAGGAGGATCCAGTGTGCAAATCCCTCTTCCCCGGCTATTACAGCCAGGCCACCCAGATTTGCGTGGGGGACCCGAGGAAGGTGAAGGCTGCCTTCAAG GGTGACTCCGGCGGGCCCCTCGTGTGCAGAAACGTGGTCCAGGGTATTTTCTCCTATGGAAGAAAAAACGGGACATCTCCAGGAGTCTTCACCAAGGTCTCACACTTCCTGCCCTGGATAAAGAGAACAATGAAGCGCCTCGAACAGCAGCTTGAGACTGACCTTTTTCTCTGCTGA
- the LOC132488083 gene encoding granzyme B-like translates to MQPHLFLLLLAFLLPPRAKAGEIIGGHEAKPHSRPYMAFLQIWDQDDQKRCGGFLIREDFVLTAAHCWGSSVKVTLGAHNVKDRERTQQVIPVRKAIPHPDYNPKNYSNDIMLLKLERKAKQTAAVRPLSLPRGKAGVKPGKACSVAGWGQVAMGTYSDTLQEVKLTIQKDQKCASHLHNYYNNAIQLCVGDPKENKASFKGDSGGPLVCNNVAQGIVSYGQKNGSPPRACTKVSSFLPWIKKTMKRR, encoded by the exons ATGCAGCCACACCTGTTCCTGCTCCTGTTAGCCTTTTTACTGCCCCCCAGGGCAAAGGCAG GGGAGATCATCGGGGGCCATGAGGCCAAGCCCCACTCCCGCCCCTACATGGCCTTTCTTCAGATCTGGGACCAGGATGACCAAAAAAGGTGCGGTGGGTTCCTGATTCGAGAGGACTTTGTGCTGACAGCAGCTCACTGCTGGGGAAG CTCAGTCAAAGTCACCCTGGGGGCCCACAACGTCAAGGATCGGGAGAGGACCCAGCAGGTCATCCCAGTGAGAAAAGCCATCCCCCACCCAGACTATAATCCTAAGAACTACTCCAATGACATCATGTTACTAAAG CTGGAGAGAAAGGCCAAGCAGACTGCAGCCGTGAGACCCCTCAGCCTGCCCAGGGGCAAGGCCGGGGTGAAGCCAGGAAAGGCGTGCAGTGTAGCCGGCTGGGGGCAGGTCGCTATGGGCACGTACTCAGACACACTGCAGGAGGTAAAGCTGACCATACAGAAGGATCAAAAGTGTGCATCCCACTTACACAATTATTACAACAATGCCATTCAGCTGTGTGTGGGGGacccaaaggaaaacaaagcttCCTTTAAG GGGGACTCCGGAGGCCCTCTGGTGTGTAACAATGTGGCCCAGGGCATTGTCTCCTATGGACAAAAAAATGGGTCACCTCCACGGGCCTGCACCAAAGTCTCAAGTTTCCTGCCCTGGATAAAGAAAACCATGAAACGCCGCTGA
- the LOC132489291 gene encoding mast cell protease 3-like, producing the protein MAFLEYHVSEKSFICGGLLVHEDFVLTAAHCWGSSINVTLRDHNIYQQERTQQVIPVRRAIPHPRYDHNKWVNAIMLLQLRRKAYLTAAVSPIRLPWRRELVKPGMVCSVAGWGHLGMNNPVAERLQEVDLEVQRDEECISRYKDYNTTTQICRETKKEEGSFFGDSGGPLV; encoded by the exons ATGGCATTTCTTGAGTACCATGTTTCAGAGAAAAGTTTCATCTGTGGGGGTCTCCTTGTGCATGAGGACTTCGTGCTGACAGCAGCTCACTGCTGGGGAAG CTCAATCAACGTCACCCTGAGGGACCACAACATCTACCAGCAGGAGAGAACCCAGCAGGTCATCCCAGTGAGAAGAGCCATCCCCCACCCACGCTATGATCATAATAAGTGGGTCAACGCTATCATGTTACTGCAG CTGAGGAGGAAGGCCTACCTGACCGCGGCTGTGAGCCCCATCAGGCTGCCCTGGAGGAGGGAGCTGGTGAAGCCAGGGATGGTGTGCAGTGTGGCCGGCTGGGGGCACCTGGGCATGAACAATCCAGTGGCAGAGAGACTGCAGGAGGTAGACCTTGAAGTCCAAAGGGATGAGGAATGCATCTCTCGCTACAAGGATTACAACACCACTACCCAGATATGTAGGgaaaccaagaaagaggaagggtCCTTTTTTGGTGA CTCTGGGGGCCCCCTTGTGTGA